tgacccaccccacccccaaactattcgatttaagttttttttttttttttttatcctacatcgatcttttgatgtcgtcccttacgtttcatgtttattaaataatttgttaataGGTGCAAATGAAtttacatgaatttttttttattctttatgctagtttaaaacatgaaataattatTGCTTACATCATGTTAAATTGTCCATTAACACGATCAGCAATTCTTTGAAATCATCAAAATGTCTTCTCATTAATGATAGTTTTGGGAGTACTACGCgctattttaaatttctttcgTCAGGAAAGCTGAAAATAAAACGTTTGAAGGCCTTACATAAATGTACCAAACTTGAAGGTCCCCAGTCAAGTCTATTTTTgcaaaactaataaaataagttttcatAATCATAATATTGACGCCAGTCACAagatttaaaatgtcaaaaaataaacaatcgTTGTGAGCAAGCGTACATATGCCACATTGTCATCATTGGGCAAACAATATAAATGTCAACATATTTATAAGTTCAAAGGCCCACAACTCATACAATTCAGAAGGGGTGCGATGACATACTGTTGTAGAATATTACTTTGATctttaatggtttatttttacaaattgtgatttagatggagagttgtcaacTTGTCTCATTAACACTTATACAAATGtgtcacatcttcttatctaCTGGCATTTGTCCATTCCGTCAGTAATATCTCTGTATTCAGACTCTTATAGAATTCAGCTGTTTACACACGGCACTATAAGGTTTATTTGTGCTGTTTTAAACCAAGTTTTTGTTTCTGAGATAAATTGACATATACTTTAAAGACACGGGCTTTGAAGATGATCCCTAAATGAATGGTCTTAAACCCAGGCAGTGGCGGACCCAGCCATTTAATAACGGGGGATTCCCAACCCAGGGCGAAtaaacgggggggggggggggggggggtgtcctACTATAAacccccattcaaatgcattgagcGGCCAAAAAAAGGGGAGTTCCAACCCCCGGATGCGCCAATGCCAGTTGTTGTGAAGGGTATGGTAAATATTGTGGAAATGTTTCTACTTGATCAGTTGTAAAGATTAGTTTGTATACAATCTTTTCTATAATGGAATAATTATGTAGTCGGAAATTACAATTGCACGAATTTGTAATCGTATTGAAGTACATACGTCACACAACGACAGTAATGTTTGCTGTTTTGTCAGTTAATATACCAAAAGTGCATTCCGTGCatacttaatttgtttttcagtcgAAATTGAAATCATTTCGGTCGAACgatttttaataaacaaactatCTACagtgtaaataaaacaattatccAAATGCATATATTTTCTACAGAAATAAGAAACATCAAGTGTAGTTTATTTATCATCTGCACCAAGACATGCAGTGATTGCAAGTTTCTGAAATTATATAAGTTCACTTTTCCTAAACAGTCTAAACCAGCTTGCGCCAAAAGCGGCAATTAATTCAAATAACTGTATCTTCATTTCAATAAGCAGTTCTCTAGAAGtgattttttcataattatcCAAAACTTAAATAGTCATTTTAGAACTAAACATGTGACGCACAATTGATACCAAATTAAATACTTCCTCTTTATCAGCCCACAAAGAATATCTGTGttagtaaattaaattttaatattggtttGGGTTTTCTTTGGGGGAGGACAGGGGTGTGCactgttagtttaaacatatttatttatagtggattgggattgcaacttatattaacccctttccactttgcagtAGCGAGTGCTGACTTGAAGTTATATATGTTACAAAAAATTTTGAGGGCATGTGTATTTGACTTAAAATGGTtccaaaaaaagttttgttttgcacTTCCGAAATGTCCGATATAGATAAATGTACTGCAATGGGCCTTCTTTTGCATTTAACTTGCATACATTCTGACCGGTTCTCAGAAAAATGGCTCTCTGTAAATTTAAttcaataagatttttttttcgattttctgTGATTATAATTCAAACGTACGGAGCCCCGCTAGGGacatacaaagaaaaaaaaatatattgtgcgcacaaaataatatattgtgcgcacaacttaaatatattgtgcgcacattataatatattgtgcgcacaacttaaatatattgtgcgcacattataatatattgtgcgcacaacttaaatatattgtgcgcacaaaataatatattgtgcgcacaacttaaatatagtgtgcgcacaacttaaatatagtGTGCGCACACCTTAAacatattgtgcgcacaacttaaaaacaaaatgcacaCAAAATGTTATTCAAATTCATTCAGCGCTCTCATGGTACGGCGACTGATATCTCTTCTTAAAACGGTGAAAGAATGGAGAAATACATAAGGGTTTATTTCGAAATGGGACTCGATTATATGGAAATACTGGCACTTTTAGCAAAACATCATCACTACATTATTTCTTATCGACACCTGAAACGAATATTGAAGAAGCTACGTTTATTTCGCCGAAAACACTACACGTCACTTGAAGATGTCGTTGCTTTCATCAAAGACAACATTAAAGGATCTGGAAGGCTTCATGGTTATCGCTGGATGTTTATGAAATGTAGACAAGCAGGGTTAACTGTACAAAAAGAGTATGTGCGAATTTTGATGCAAATTATAAACCCTGAAGGAGTTGAAATGCGAAGAAAAGGTCGATTACATAGGAGAGAATATTGTTCGAAAGGGCCGAACTTTATATGGCATTTGGATTCTTACGATAAACTTAAACCTTTTGGAATATGCATAAATGGGTGCATAGATGGCTTTTCTAGACTGATAATATGGTTGGAGGCAGAACAGACTAGTAGTGACCCTCGGGTTATTTCTGGGTATTTTGTCAAAGCTATTCTTCGGAAGGGAGGACCTATGGTGATAAGAGGAGATCTTGGTACCGAAAATAGTAAGGTCGCTGAAATGCAGTCTTTTTTACGACGCAATGATAATGATACGTATGCTCGAAATAACAGTGCGTTTCTTTACGGCACAAGCCAACATAATCAAAGAATTGAATCATGGTGGGGAAtttatagaaaagaaaactCAAAGTTTTGGATGAcactttttaaagatataaaagagGATGGATTATTTTCAGGAGATCATCTTCATAAAAACTTGATAAGGTTTTGTTTCCTGAGACTGATACAGGTACTTATTTACgaacaaaattattatatccTTCCTATTTCCCTATTTTAACgctaatataattatatagacCAAGCAGAACAAAGGAAAATTGTTTAAGTCCACAGTTAATGTAATTgtggataaataaaaaaaagtcatgataGTGACTTATGTACCAATCAATGGACATAGACAAAAAAACGCCCTTTAAACTTCTATCCGCCCGTATGTCCAATTTTAATGCTTAAGTCCGTTTATCTGTATAGATGAGTACTCCCGACATGAAATTCATTTATAGTgaggaaatttattttttttattttttttaaaaagtgtaaagaaatgtatatactatagcattgatataaataattctGTTTATT
The genomic region above belongs to Mytilus trossulus isolate FHL-02 chromosome 7, PNRI_Mtr1.1.1.hap1, whole genome shotgun sequence and contains:
- the LOC134727031 gene encoding uncharacterized protein LOC134727031, yielding MEKYIRVYFEMGLDYMEILALLAKHHHYIISYRHLKRILKKLRLFRRKHYTSLEDVVAFIKDNIKGSGRLHGYRWMFMKCRQAGLTVQKEYVRILMQIINPEGVEMRRKGRLHRREYCSKGPNFIWHLDSYDKLKPFGICINGCIDGFSRLIIWLEAEQTSSDPRVISGYFVKAILRKGGPMVIRGDLGTENSKVAEMQSFLRRNDNDTYARNNSAFLYGTSQHNQRIESWWGIYRKENSKFWMTLFKDIKEDGLFSGDHLHKNLIRFCFLRLIQKELLEVVSIWNAHKIRKNNKQNGVYGRPYVLYSVPEVYGTSDYVTSPDIDEVEICLEQSTYCSLPCDEDIYDLANIYMEELGHSLPTDAFEAAT